In Gracilinanus agilis isolate LMUSP501 chromosome 1, AgileGrace, whole genome shotgun sequence, the sequence GGCTCGGAATGTCTGCCTTGGGAATGATCTCTTTTGCTTTTTGGTCCACGAGGTACAGCTTGTCACACATGAAGGTCTGTCCTCCCAGGAGGAAAAGGGCATGGCCGGTTTTGCGAGGCCGGGCACAGAGGCTGGTGACGACGCCATCGTTCTGCAAGATTTTCAATTTGCATCTGATTGCCTCTTCCACGATCTCTTTGCTTTTCCTCTGCTTGGTGATCAGTTCTTCCATGGCTACGTTTTCCATGAGATATATGGCCGGCAAGAGGGCCAGTCTCACGGTCTGCAAGAGCTCCGGAAGGTAGCAGTGGCGCTTGCTCAGGTCGTAGCTAATCCAGTTAATAGCAGACTCGTACACCAGCCTTTCATCTTCCGTCTCTAATTCTTCACTGGACAGGAGCTGTACCACCATGTCCTGGGGCAGCTGAAGGAAATCTTCGTTTTTACTGATGGTTTGGAAGTTGCTGAGGCACATCCTCCAAGAGAGTTCATAGAGTTTGGTGCACTGGTGTGCGTCGGACAGCAGGAGCATGCCAAGACAGTTGGTGGGGTGGAGGTTCTTTTCAAGGAACTCTGCACACGCGTCTCGGATGTCCTGGAACTCTAGCATGTCTCCAGCTTCCAGGAGGGACTCTGCATTCTCTTCATTGATAATAACTCGGGACGAATATGCATAATCGAGCAGCAGTTCTAAGACTTCTGGGTGGATAGAATTGTCAAAGTTGACTTCACTGGACTGGCTCTCTTTGAGACCACCACTAAACATGGCTTCAAAGTAGCGGCTACATGCAGCCAAGACAGCTCGATGGCAAGGAAAAGTCCTGTTTCCTGCATGAAGGAGGACATCGGTAAAAAGTCGCTGCTGGCGCAAAAGATTCAGGTGTGTGAGGACACTGTCAGCATATGA encodes:
- the ENC1 gene encoding ectoderm-neural cortex protein 1; the protein is MSVSMHENRKSRASTGSINIYLFHKSSYADSVLTHLNLLRQQRLFTDVLLHAGNRTFPCHRAVLAACSRYFEAMFSGGLKESQSSEVNFDNSIHPEVLELLLDYAYSSRVIINEENAESLLEAGDMLEFQDIRDACAEFLEKNLHPTNCLGMLLLSDAHQCTKLYELSWRMCLSNFQTISKNEDFLQLPQDMVVQLLSSEELETEDERLVYESAINWISYDLSKRHCYLPELLQTVRLALLPAIYLMENVAMEELITKQRKSKEIVEEAIRCKLKILQNDGVVTSLCARPRKTGHALFLLGGQTFMCDKLYLVDQKAKEIIPKADIPSPRKEFSACAIGCKVYITGGRGSENGVSKDVWVYDTLHEEWSKAAPMLVARFGHGSAELKHCLYVVGGHTAATGCLPASPSVSLKQVEQYDPVTNKWTMVAPLREGVSNAAVVSAKLKLFAFGGTSVSHDKLPKVQCYDQCENRWTVPATCPQPWRYTAAAVLGNQIFIMGGDTEFSACSAYKFNSETYQWTKVGDVTAKRMSCHAVASGNKLYVVGGYFGIQRCKTLDCYDPTLDVWNSITTVPYSLIPTAFVSTWKHLPS